The following coding sequences lie in one Nomascus leucogenys isolate Asia unplaced genomic scaffold, Asia_NLE_v1 000986F_63216_qpd_obj, whole genome shotgun sequence genomic window:
- the LOC100588055 gene encoding histone H3.Y-like — MARTKQTARKATAWQAPRKPLATKAVGKRAPPKGGIKKPHRYKPGTLALREIRKYQKSTQLLLRKLPFQRLVREIAQAISPDLRFQSAAIGALQEASEAYLVRLFEDTNLCAIHARRVTIMPRDMQLARRLRREGR, encoded by the coding sequence ATGGCGCGCACCAAGCAGACCGCCCGCAAAGCCACCGCCTGGCAGGCCCCCAGGAAGCCCCTGGCCACCAAAGCCGTCGGAAAAAGGGCGCCGCCTAAAGGAGGGATCAAGAAGCCTCACCGCTACAAGCCTGGCACTCTGGCGCTGCGGGAAATCAGAAAGTACCAGAAGTCCACGCAGCTGCTCCTGCGCAAGCTGCCCTTCCAGCGCCTGGTGCGCGAGATCGCCCAGGCCATCAGCCCGGACCTGCGCTTCCAGAGCGCGGCCATTGGCGCCCTGCAGGAGGCCAGCGAGGCCTACCTGGTGCGACTCTTTGAAGACACCAACCTGTGTGCCATCCATGCCAGGCGCGTCACAATTATGCCCAGAGACATGCAGCTGGCCCGCCGCCTCCGCAGAGAGGGTCGTTAA